DNA sequence from the Littorina saxatilis isolate snail1 linkage group LG9, US_GU_Lsax_2.0, whole genome shotgun sequence genome:
GTAAACGTCGCAGGGCAAAGCCTGTCGATGAATTGATTATCGATCCTTTCGCTTACAAAGTCGAATCTGCATAGGTTCGAATATTTAGTTAAGTTAAACAGAGAAATATCACAGTGTGGGTAAAGGAGTGAGAGACTGTGATCGACCAGCGCTTTGaaacaagctcctgtggtgcaGCAATACAACTGATAACACTCAGTGAACGCAGAAATCCACGTGCCTGTCTTAATATTAGAATTGACTTGTTCATGATATCAGCCTCACGGATCATTATCGGCATGTTTAACTTACATTCTCTATCCGATAACATCCTGAGGTCAGTATAATAATACGAGTGAAACTAACCGTGAGAGCAAAAACTGTATTGGATAATAGTAATACACAAAATAGACAAGCTCACCCCGcctccccaacccccacccatCCAGCAAGCCTAATATTATCCTACGCAGCACCATGACTGCATGTGTATCACAAATCGCAATTCTTAGAGCATTATTCACTCTCGAATGTACGGGGCCTGTAGGCTGACAAACTGAGTTCACATACGATTCCTTTCTCTACAAGCGAGCCCCATGTCTGTATTAGAGCAGTACTGTAAATCCAACTTTTAATAATGCTTTTGATAGTgccctcctctctccccccccccccccccccaaggaaaCCCAACaccctcttcttcttttttacgACCCTGTTTCTTTGACTTCTGTTTCAAAACGTGTCTAAGTTTACCTCAATTTTCAAACTCCCTctttttaaagacctgattctCTTAGAGCTTTTTGGTAATTTCAGAaaacacataattataacgATGGCGACCGCTGCCCCACCAGTGCCAGAACCCGATGACATGGACTGCAGCGTGTGTCACGAGCAGTACGTGCAGCCCAAGCTGCTGCCCTGCGGACACCTGCTGTGTCACCACTGTCTGCTGTCCTGGCTACAGTCTCAAGACCAGGCCCTGTGTCCGCTGTGCCGCTGTGCCATCATGGACCCCGATGAGCGAGGCCAGAAGATCTGGCAGGACGTCGCGGACGGTTTCCCCACAGACCTGGCCATGGCGGACCTGGTGGGGGCTCACCGTTTGCTCAAACAGTCGCACAGCTGTATTTGCGAGGAGGCCGCGGCcacgtgtctgtgtctgacgtGCGGGGACTTGTTCTGCGAGTCGTGCCGGAAGATACACCTGAAGCAGAAAATGGCCAGGAACCACACGGTGGAGGACCTGACCTCCCTGACGGCGGACAAAGTGGCGGGAAGCCAGCACGCCGCCTGCGCCGTCCACGCGGACAAGACCACGGAGCTGTTCTGCCCGACACACGGCGAGAGCATCTGCCACCTGTGCGCCACGTCCCGTCACCGCAGCTGCCCGGAGGTCAAGGACATGGAGGAGAAGGTCAAGGACGCGCGTGCCGTGCTGGCGGAGCTGGCGGCCACGCTGACCGAAGGGGAGGCCAGGCTGGACAAAGCCATCCAACAGCTGGACGACCACCTGGCGGAGACGGAGAAGCAGACCAAGAAGGCCGTTGCCGAGATCGAAGCCGTGTGTGCGCGCCTAGAGAAGTCAGTCCAGGACTGTCGTCATCGCCTGAACGAGCTGGCCCACGGCGCGTGCTCTGACGTCAAGGAGGCGGTGACGGAGACCAAGACGTGTCTGCTACAGCGACGCGGGAAGCTGACGTCACACAAACACGTGGTACAACGCGTGCAGGAGGCCAAGAATCGCGACACTGTCACCACCATGACGCCCGTGATGCAGACACGTGTTGGAAACCTCGACTGCAGCGTCATCTTGCCCTCAGGCGCAAAGGTCGTATCCAAGGAGACCGTCGTGATTGACGCAGAAGCCGTGACCCGCATTGAGAAAGAGCTGTCAGCACTCGGTCAGGCCAAAGTCACGTCTGCTGATTTGGATTTTGGACTTGTAAGTATGTTTTTCCCCATATCTGATTTTCTTAATGATCGCGCATTCATTTCTGTGatgttccttcttttttttattaaccGATTAACCAAGTTAGTAAACAAATCAAACATGAGAAAAATAACTGATGTCTAGCCCTGAAAAATAAAGCGGTATTGTCATTTTGGCTAAAACACTTGGCCTGATATCATTGAACAGGATCTGATATTTCCCCTCACATGAACATAGGCCCTGTGTCCAATACCTATGCCTGGGAGTTGCAGGAAGTTTTGCTGCCACTTGGCAACCATCTGACTTTCACTCCTGAAATCATACGGTCGAAGTTTCTCAGCTCCATTGAGAAATGTCTAATTTGCTCTTTttcgcatacaaacacacattatTTTAAGAATAAACACCATGTTGGTACAGTGACACTTTATTGGAACTGCAGTAAAAGATTCagtcttaaaacaaaacaaacaagaag
Encoded proteins:
- the LOC138977283 gene encoding E3 ubiquitin-protein ligase TRIM33-like, with amino-acid sequence MATAAPPVPEPDDMDCSVCHEQYVQPKLLPCGHLLCHHCLLSWLQSQDQALCPLCRCAIMDPDERGQKIWQDVADGFPTDLAMADLVGAHRLLKQSHSCICEEAAATCLCLTCGDLFCESCRKIHLKQKMARNHTVEDLTSLTADKVAGSQHAACAVHADKTTELFCPTHGESICHLCATSRHRSCPEVKDMEEKVKDARAVLAELAATLTEGEARLDKAIQQLDDHLAETEKQTKKAVAEIEAVCARLEKSVQDCRHRLNELAHGACSDVKEAVTETKTCLLQRRGKLTSHKHVVQRVQEAKNRDTVTTMTPVMQTRVGNLDCSVILPSGAKVVSKETVVIDAEAVTRIEKELSALGQAKVTSADLDFGLVPVLSFHDNHGENIVLSNNKQTAERRGRGVYGGIVVASQPMMTNMLYEVILDKRNAGSGYVMRTGATTTPPEALTLPSHANGWPSAVVIYPNAVTVNDGHTVKRAITINLLPDS